The following is a genomic window from Micropterus dolomieu isolate WLL.071019.BEF.003 ecotype Adirondacks linkage group LG12, ASM2129224v1, whole genome shotgun sequence.
TATTTGCAGCACTGCTGTTATTGTTATATGTAGTGTACATGAAGTAAATGTTTTCAACAGTTTGATTTAAATTTGTGATTATTGTTTAAAACTTGATGTAAAACTTTTATAAacgaaaaaaatattatttttctgtcaaaacATAGGTACCACAGCCATGATCTGGGTATTGACATCACTTCTAGGCATATTCAAAGATTTCTCCATAAACAATAAAGatagattttagaaagaaaaagcaaaactTCATAACTAGCTTCATTAATATCATAGCTCtgaacattttggaaaaattaTTTCTGTAGACTTTctagttttagtcttttttaCTGAGTCAGATATTAAAATATACAAGGGTATCCTTTGAACCAAGTGGGTGTAAGAAAAAGTCGTGCTCTGATGTTGATGGTTGTTTTTCTCCCTTCTGACCTTAAGACACACAGTTTGACGATGACGTCCATGAAGATGTGGTATCTCTTGCTCCTCGCTGCCTTCCTGCCCATTGTTCCCACAGTGGCTGAAGTTGTTGAGTCGGTGTCCAAGTGTGACCAGTTTCTCCTTGAAGCAAAGCCACCTCAGGTCCCAGGCATCTTGGAGGGCGGGAAAATAGGCCAGACCCgatacaaattaatttgtcagaCTTATAAAAATGAGAGAAAGTTTCTGACGCTCTACGACACAGAGAACAtgattcctgtgttttctgcctACAAGTACACAGGGAAACAAGAGGGGTTAAAATTCAACAGACCAAAAAAATGGATGATAGAGCCACAggtgtgtttttcttatttacaaataaaaaactaaacaaactaaaacaataaaactaaaaagTAATTGCTGCTAATCCATTTACGCCATCAGTTGAAATGCTACTCTTACCTACTAAACAATAATGTGTTGCACAGTGAGGCTCAGTGgtgtgttttaatagtttttggacattGGAGCTttatggctcagaggaagaagagatatCAGGCTTAGCCTTTCTGTGCAGCTTTACATAAATGCTAAAGGATATTTTTACTGTACGTTTACTTTATTGCTACTCTACCTGGATCAGTAACTTAGTCTTTAACTCTTACAGCTTGAGAATGAAGATGACCCGAACAAGGACATGGCAAACGACAACGGTAAGACCTACAAGAACCAGGCTGTGGAAAAGGATTAcatagacaaagacaaaaaatttaACAGGGGCCATATAATTCCAAGCTCATATGGGTTA
Proteins encoded in this region:
- the LOC123979895 gene encoding endonuclease domain-containing 1 protein-like, which translates into the protein MTSMKMWYLLLLAAFLPIVPTVAEVVESVSKCDQFLLEAKPPQVPGILEGGKIGQTRYKLICQTYKNERKFLTLYDTENMIPVFSAYKYTGKQEGLKFNRPKKWMIEPQLENEDDPNKDMANDNGKTYKNQAVEKDYIDKDKKFNRGHIIPSSYGLTVSDKKSTFTLTNIVPQAISFNSGSWSSMEQCIKCIMDEYCKDNNAVTKAYVVTGAIPNPSTDPNTKLNKRVNIPDKLWSAFCCYDSKKKKWIASAHWGDNVPDKPERKYLPTITLQKLQEELKIVAFPETQCPLQTTVSEFYETQAKHCQCQ